DNA sequence from the Pseudoduganella plicata genome:
CTTCGGCGCGATCCGCAGGTTGTGGAACCATTTCATGGCGTCTCCTTGATGACGCGGATGGCATCCGGACCCGGGACATGTGCCCCGCTGCCGGTCCGTCCGCTGCGTCGATGATCGATGGCCGGGCGCACATGCGGCGCTGCGTGTTCACAGCATGCCATCGAAGACAAAATAGCGGAGCCACCGTGCGATTGGTTCCTGTCGGTAAGCGGCAAGTGCCCGGAGAGGTCGCCTGGCGTGGCTCCACAGGCACACAAATTACGCACGGAATACATTCTATTTTAGAAATTTTAGTGTCAATTCTTGCAATTTCTTACGGCTGGGTTTACCATTTGATCCAGGCTAAACAATCGCCATCACATCATTCTGCCCGCGATCCCGGCGCAAACCTCAACGAGAAAAATACAATGACTTTTGCTGCAATCTTCAAAACCGCACTGCTGAGCGCGGCCCTGCTGGGCGCCGGTTCGGCCAACGCCACCTTCAAGACCGGCAGCATCGGCGGCGCGAGCGTGGATGACGTTACGCTGGCCGGCGACAATGCCGACAAGCTGGTGTATTCGAGCCTGAATCCGATGAGCAAGGGCTCGCTTGCCTTCAGCCTGGCGTTCTGGAACACCGGTTCGCTGTTCTGGAACAAGCTGGAGACTGTGGACGGCAAATATGTTACCGACTACAGCTCGCGCTTCGATTTCACGTTCGGCAAGGACAAGACCGGCAAGTCCGGCACCTGGTCCATCACCAACGTCAGCACGAAGTACGATGCGACGCTGGACCTGACGCTGGCCATCCACGCTTCCAACGCCAGCACCGCATTCCTGTTCGATGAAACGACGATCGGTGCCGGCGAGACGCTGAACGGCACCTGGGACATCGAATGGCTGAACAAGGGCGGCCAGGTGCCCGGCTTCTCGAACGCCGTACTGTTCGGCCGCGACCTGTGCCTGACGACAGCCATCCCGGCCGTGCCGGAACCGGCAACGCTGCCGATGCTGGCCGGCGGCCTGGCACTGGTTGCCCTGGCAGCCCGCCGCAAGTCGAAAAAATAAAAACCAAGGCAAGTAACAAGAACGAAGAATAAAGCAGCATTACCCTTCGAGCCCGCAGCGCAAGCTGCGGGCTTTTTCTTTGGTGCGCCGCCTTGTCGCGCTTTTGTTGGCGGCTATGTGAACAAGCGCACTGCCGGGTCCGGTACTTGGACGCTATGGTGAGGCTTCATATCCGGGAGCCGCCGGAGTGGGTTCGTGCATCGGGCCTTCCGGTCTCCTTTGAACACGACAAAAAAGGACATCGCCATGCAAGCTCCCGAGCGTCACCCGCTGACGATCACCGTCAACGGCCGCGAGCACACACTGGAACTGGAAGCCTGGGTCACCCTGCTCGACCTGCTGCGCGAGCGGCTGGGGCTGACCGGCACGAAGAAGGGCTGCGACCAAGGCCAGTGTGGTGCCTGCACCGTGCTGGTGGACGGCCGCCGCATCAATTCCTGCCTGACCCTGGCCGTGATGCAGGTCGGCCGCAGCGTCACCACCATCGAAGGCCTGGCCGACGGCGATAAGCTGCACCCGCTGCAGCAGGCGTTCGTCGAGCACGACGCCTTCCAGTGCGGCTACTGCACGCCGGGCCAGATCTGTTCGGCCGTGGGCCTGATCAACGAAGGCCAGGCCAAATGTTCGGCCGAGGTGCGCGAGCTGATGAGCGGGAACGTCTGCCGCTGCGGCGCCTATCCGCAGATCCTGCGCGCTGTCAGCCAGGTCGCGGGCATCGCGCCGGACAGCGAGAACGCGGAACACGCCGTGGTGACCGGGACGGTGCCGGCATGAACCCGTTCGCCTATTCCCGCCCCGCGGACATCGACGCCGCGCTGACGCAGATTGCCGCCAACGGCACCGGCGACGCAGCGCTGGCTTCCTCCGCCGGCCCCGCGCCTGGCCCTGATCTTGCGCCCGCCGTGAATCCCGCCACGCCGCTGGCGGCCAACCAGTACGAAGTGCGCTTCGTTGCAGGCGGCACCAACCTGCTCGACCTGATGAAGGAAGGCGTGATGGTGGCGCCGAAGCTCCTCGACATCAACCGCCTGCCGTACGACGCCATCGAGGAGACGCCGGATGGCGGCTTGCTGCTGGGCGCCCTGGCCCGCAACGCGGATACGGCGTACCACCCGCTGGTCAAGGAACGCTATCCGCTGCTGGCCGATGCGATCCTGGCCGGCGCGTCGCCGCAGCTGCGCAATATGGCCAGCAACGGCGGCAACCTGCTGCAGCGTACCCGCTGCTACTACTTCTACGACGTGGCCACGCCCTGCAACAAGCGCACGCCGGGCGCCGGCTGCTCCGCCATCGGCGGCGTCACGCGCCAGCATGCGATCCTCGGCACGTCCGAGCACTGCATCGCCACGCATCCTTCCGACATGTGCGTGGCGCTGGCCGCGCTGGAAGCAGTCGTGCACGTGCAGTCCGCGCGCGGCAAACGGCAGATTCCGTTTGCCGAGTTCCACCGCCTGCCGGGCGACCGTCCCGACATCGACACCACGCTGGCAGCCGATGAACTGATCACGCACATCGCGCTGCCGCCGGCACCGCAGTTCGCCGGTCACTCCGCCTACCTGAAGCTGCGCGAGCGGCTGTCGTATGCGTTCGCGCTGGCCTCCGTGGCGGCGGCGCTCGACATCGCCGACGACGGCACCATCCGCGCGGCCCGCATCGCCATCGGCGGTGTCGCCCACAAGCCGTGGCGCATCCCGCAGGTCGAAGAGATGCTGGAAGGGCAGCGCCCGTCCGACGAGGTATTCGGCCGCGTGGCCGAAGCGCTGCTGGCCGGCGCGGTGGGGCGCGGCTCCAACGACTTCAAGATTCCGCTGGCACGCAACGCGATCGTGCGCGCGTTGCACGTGGCCGCGCGCGGCACGGTAACGAACTGGAACGTCAGCATCGAAACGAACGAAGGAGATCTCCAATGACGGACCTGATCGAGGCATTGAAGGCACCGACGGCCGACCCGGGCACGGGCCAGGTGCGCACGGGTACGCCCGTATCGCGCGTGGACGGCCGCGCCAAGGTGACGGGACAGGCGAAATACGCGGCCGAAGTTCCCGCGCCGGATCTGGCGTACGGCGTCGTCGTCAGCTCGCCTGTCGCCAAGGGCCGCATCACGGCCATCCATACGGCCGATGCGCTCGCGGTGCCCGGCGTGGTGGAAGTGCTGACGCACCAGAACCGCCCCAAAGTACGCAGCTTCGACATCGCCTACAAGGACATGACGGCACCCGCGGGCGCGCCGTTCCGTCCCCTGTACGACGACAAGGTGTTCTACAGCGGCCAGCCG
Encoded proteins:
- a CDS encoding PEP-CTERM sorting domain-containing protein — encoded protein: MTFAAIFKTALLSAALLGAGSANATFKTGSIGGASVDDVTLAGDNADKLVYSSLNPMSKGSLAFSLAFWNTGSLFWNKLETVDGKYVTDYSSRFDFTFGKDKTGKSGTWSITNVSTKYDATLDLTLAIHASNASTAFLFDETTIGAGETLNGTWDIEWLNKGGQVPGFSNAVLFGRDLCLTTAIPAVPEPATLPMLAGGLALVALAARRKSKK
- a CDS encoding FAD binding domain-containing protein yields the protein MNPFAYSRPADIDAALTQIAANGTGDAALASSAGPAPGPDLAPAVNPATPLAANQYEVRFVAGGTNLLDLMKEGVMVAPKLLDINRLPYDAIEETPDGGLLLGALARNADTAYHPLVKERYPLLADAILAGASPQLRNMASNGGNLLQRTRCYYFYDVATPCNKRTPGAGCSAIGGVTRQHAILGTSEHCIATHPSDMCVALAALEAVVHVQSARGKRQIPFAEFHRLPGDRPDIDTTLAADELITHIALPPAPQFAGHSAYLKLRERLSYAFALASVAAALDIADDGTIRAARIAIGGVAHKPWRIPQVEEMLEGQRPSDEVFGRVAEALLAGAVGRGSNDFKIPLARNAIVRALHVAARGTVTNWNVSIETNEGDLQ
- a CDS encoding (2Fe-2S)-binding protein produces the protein MQAPERHPLTITVNGREHTLELEAWVTLLDLLRERLGLTGTKKGCDQGQCGACTVLVDGRRINSCLTLAVMQVGRSVTTIEGLADGDKLHPLQQAFVEHDAFQCGYCTPGQICSAVGLINEGQAKCSAEVRELMSGNVCRCGAYPQILRAVSQVAGIAPDSENAEHAVVTGTVPA